A genomic region of Bradyrhizobium sp. ORS 278 contains the following coding sequences:
- a CDS encoding methyltransferase domain-containing protein codes for MATPDWEEIRLDIDPNVNPDLVGSVTDLVRLFPPASFDAIWCSHVMEHLYAHEVHPTFLQFREVLKPGGFALVMSPDLEAVAEHVLAHGLASIAYMSPSGPIRPLDMIYGHSKAIEEGRHYMAHKTGFTSDRLGNLLLGAGFPAVSVRSENFEICALALMSGADSAAIQRELDACGFDFREKVG; via the coding sequence GTGGCAACGCCGGATTGGGAAGAGATTCGTCTGGACATCGATCCCAACGTGAATCCCGATCTCGTGGGCTCGGTGACCGATCTCGTCCGCCTGTTTCCGCCGGCATCCTTCGATGCGATCTGGTGCTCGCATGTCATGGAGCATCTTTATGCGCATGAGGTCCATCCGACGTTTCTGCAGTTTCGCGAGGTGCTGAAACCAGGCGGCTTTGCCCTCGTGATGTCCCCGGACCTCGAGGCCGTTGCGGAGCACGTTCTGGCCCACGGGTTGGCAAGCATCGCCTACATGTCGCCCTCGGGGCCGATCCGTCCGCTGGACATGATCTACGGCCACTCGAAGGCGATCGAGGAAGGGCGTCATTACATGGCGCACAAGACCGGGTTCACCTCGGATCGACTCGGCAACCTGCTGCTCGGAGCCGGCTTTCCGGCCGTGTCGGTGCGCAGTGAGAATTTCGAGATCTGTGCCCTCGCTCTGATGTCCGGCGCTGATAGCGCGGCCATCCAGCGGGAACTCGACGCCTGTGGCTTCGATTTCCGCGAGAAAGTCGGCTGA